From Argopecten irradians isolate NY chromosome 2, Ai_NY, whole genome shotgun sequence, the proteins below share one genomic window:
- the LOC138314747 gene encoding ciliogenesis-associated TTC17-interacting protein-like, protein MSATTITSITTSEAPSQVPTTVQETVPEEIPEPSDAALNFLDSIVPEEDFKYLMFDDSLLTTSSDTYTSGSKQGRELGEFTVSVEPTRHKQQECYLIHANSHGSIDGVPCGTSITAYVGQNLETIEQQHHEYVKLENCPLDRKTFIVKQDDCYVVNRVITQGEDIQRSARSIELPKMRGFISEGSNLLLHRLLIEKNFRSEEFQLLSFDSDTNICAAIYRPLEDRTQTVDGTEIRVYGIERTINSIVDLPTTWQSYFMQDGHLTNRVQVGSPVTMKLARVPNLIMRDEEPPKPTFEKRPLTWDEDMQLYSKFLDRKEELKADHGTYVRHHPELKNILADFLQFLLLRKPDDVVQFAAEYFSAFSPGMPDSTPYLASNAPTPFPASRTNTKIDQLRAPTR, encoded by the exons ATGAGTGCAACAACGATTACCAG CATTACAACATCAGAGGCACCTTCTCAAGTGCCCACAACAGTCCAAGAAACGGTGCCGGAGGAAATACCCGAGCCCAGTGATGCTGCCCTCAATTTTTTGGACAGTATAG TGCCAGAAGAagactttaaatatttgatgttcGATGACAGCCTGTTAACAACTTCATCTGACACCTACACTAGTGGCTCAAAACAGGGGAGAGAACTAGGCGAGTTTACCGTGTCCGTAGAGCCCACACGTCACAAACAGCAAGAGTGCTATCTCATACACGCTAACAGCCATGGTTCTATAGATGGTGTTCCTTGTGGTACCTCAATTACAGCTTATGTCGGACAAAATCTTGAAACCATCGAACAACAGCATCATGAATATGTCaag cttgaaaaTTGTCCCCTGGACAGAAAAACATTTATTGTGAAACAGGATGACTGCTATGTGGTGAATCGAGTTATCACTCAAGGAGAG GATATTCAAAGATCAGCTAGAAGCATTGAATTACCAAAGATGCGTGGATTTATATCAGAAG GTTCCAATTTACTGCTACATAGACTTCTTATTGAGAAAAACTTCCGTTCTGAAGAATTTCAACTTCTGTCTTTTGACTCTGACACAAATATATGTGCAGCTATATAT CGACCTTTGGAGGACAGAACACAGACAGTCGACGGAACTGAAATTCGTGTATACGGGATAGAGAGAACCATTAACTCTATAGTTGACCTCCCAACCACATGGCAGTCATATTTCATGCAGGATGG ACATTTAACAAATCGGGTACAGGTGGGTTCTCCTGTGACAATGAAGCTAGCCAGAGTACCAAACCTGATTATGAGAG ATGAGGAACCACCCAAGCCAACTTTTGAAAAGCGACCATTAACATGGGATGAGGATATGCAGCTTTACTCAAAGTTTCTCGACCGCAAG GAGGAGTTGAAAGCTGACCATGGAACATATGTGCGTCATCATCCTGAACTTAAGAATATACTAGCAGATTTTCTCCAGTTCCTTCTTCTCCGAAAGCCTGATGATGTTGTACAGTTTGCTGCTGAATATTTCTCAGCCTTTTCTCCGGGAATGCCTGATAGTACACCTTACCTAGCTTCCAACGCCCCAACACCTTTCCCAGCCAGTAGAACAAACACAAAAATTGACCAACTCCGGGCACCAACTCGATAG
- the LOC138314751 gene encoding PMS1 protein homolog 1-like, with the protein MTVNNTRVLMANPESRMKELPQSTVRLLGSSQVITSIYSVVKELLENSLDANSSSVDVKLENFGLDRIEVRDNGDGIPTTDIPFVARRYYTSKLSAFSDLEQLTTYGFRGEALGSLCTVADLSVTTKTKEEDVSSTFTFNKEGEIIDTKPSHLGQGTTMLAAHLFKNLPVRRQFYNNVKKKKEELKKVETLVMSFGLIFPKLRITLRHNKDIVWQKNPVQDLRSSVTGTLGKNVFNQMEYKSVKESDPEISVEMYVPSQGSDPQVTSRSSADRCFIYVNSRPVILKDVEKLLKQFYTASHSCEGTRVPVCCVLIVLPSSDIDVNLDPNKTKVLLHHQVSVSNIVKNLLEEVYGSLEPSKTHHKQNSKMDSPKDSDQPSDWRMDLTRKSPENDSIVKITAVENPEKCNGQKIPIFNVTMETNSLTENITITDQVFNKENEFNPLKESLLDDSNVDFSELEIPSVPLHVITPPIESTKNQGKEKQLQEEIIQIQKGCFDIVGDCFKDVLSDDESQCTLKRDDSNSLSKGDNSVIKGDKPDLQPKLLLPETNSDLFDDSLTDALGNLNDKLDGEVSVVSSKQPGDNTREETTSAGELWSKGQMAVNSGSAVLQPVRLLSAGNSKRPLTSPPDLSTPSKKRNIMPEEGQPTLYDMVSGQPVQRGQTGYSVFHRENRSAVVTKNPTASFDEVTDILKDQWENLSQEDQQKYNNTSDSPRGNGFSKKQDRPLGNKMKFKNQTGIDRMFT; encoded by the exons ATGACAGTCAACAACACACGTGTGCTAATGGCAAATCCTGAATCACGCATGAAAGAGCTTCCCCAGTCAACTGTCAGGCTCCTGGGAAGTTCTCAAGTGATTACATCAATATATAGCGTCGTGAAGGAATTACTCGAAAACTCGTTGGATGCCAATTCTTCATCAGTTGATGTTAAATTG GAGAATTTTGGTCTGGATAGAATAGAAGTAAGAGATAATGGTGATGGAATACCAACGACTGACATCCCATTTGTTGCTAGACGTTACTATACATCTAAATTGTCTGCTTTCTCCGATCTTGAACAATTAACTACTTACGGATTCAGAGGAGAGGCACTGG GTTCATTGTGTACTGTTGCTGATCTTTctgtaacaacaaaaacaaaggaGGAGGATGTCAGCTCCACTTTCACCTTCAATaaggaaggggagataattgatACAAAACCATCACACCTTGGTCAAG GAACCACAATGTTAGCAGCTCATCTTTTTAAGAACCTCCCTGTCAGACGACAGTTTTACAACAatgtaaagaaaaagaaagaggaGTTAAAGAAAGTGGAAACATTGGTGATGTCATTTGGACTGATCTTTCCGAAATTAAGAATTACTCTCCGTCACAATAAAGACATTGTGTGGCAGAAAAATCCTGTCCAGGACCTACGCTCCTCAGTCACTGGAACTCTTGGCAAAAATGTGTTCAACCAAATGGAATACAAGAGTGTAAAAGAATCAGATCCAGAG ATATCGGTGGAGATGTATGTTCCAAGCCAGGGCAGTGACCCTCAAGTGACCAGTAGATCAAGTGCTGATCGATGCTTCATATATGTCAACTCTCGACCAGTCATTCTTAAAGACGTTGAAAAG ttgctgAAGCAATTTTATACAGCTTCCCATTCCTGTGAAGGGACACGGGTGCCAGTCTGTTGTGTATTGATAGTGCTGCCCTCTAGTGATATCGATGTGAACCTTGACCCCAACAAAACCAAAGTGCTGCTCCATCATCAG gtCTCTGTTTCCAATATTGTCAAAAATCTCCTAGAAGAGGTGTATGGATCTTTAGAACCATCAAAAACACATCACAAGCAAAACTCAAAGATGGACTCACCCAAGGATTCTGATCAACCCTCTGATTGGAGAATGGACCTGACTAGAAAAAGTCCAGAGAATGACAGCATAGTCAAAATAACTGCAGTAGAAAATCCTGAAAAGTGTAATGGACAGAAGATACCGATTTTtaatgtaaccatggaaaccaaCAGTCTGACAGAAAACATTACAATTACTGATCAAGTATTTAACAAAGAAAATGAATTTAATCCTTTGAAAGAATCCCTCTTGGACGATAGTAATGTAGATTTTTCAGAATTAGAAATACCATCAGTGCCTTTACATGTTATAACACCACCTATTGAGAGCACCAAGAACCAAGGCAAAGAAAAACAATTGCAGGAAGAAATTATTCAGATACAGAAAGGTTGTTTTGATATTGTTGGTGACTGTTTCAAGGATGTATTATCTGATGATGAAAGTCAATGTACATTGAAAAGAGATGATTCTAATTCACTtagcaagggagataattcagtaATTAAGGGAGATAAGCCTGACCTTCAACCAAAATTATTGCTACCAGAGACAAACTCAGATTTGTTTGATGACAGCCTAACAGATGCATTGGGAAATCTTAATGATAAACTTGATGGAGAAGTATCAGTGGTCAGTTCCAAACAACCTGGGGACAACACCAGAGAAGAGACAACTTCTGCAGGTGAACTCTGGAGTAAAGGTCAAATGGCTGTGAACTCTGGAAGTGCAGTTCTGCAG CCTGTTAGGTTGCTGTCAGCAGGGAACTCCAAACGACCTTTAACCTCACCACCTGACCTTTCAACTCCCAGCAAGAAGAGAAATATCATGCCAGAG GAGGGCCAGCCAACTCTCTATGACATGGTGTCAGGTCAGCCAGTGCAGAGAGGTCAGACAGGATACAGTGTGTTCCATAGAGAAAATAGATCTGCAG TTGTGACTAAAAACCCCACCGCAAGTTTTGATGAGGTGACAGATATTTTGAAGGACCAGTGGGAGAACCTGTCACAAGAAGACCAAcagaaatataacaacacttctGATTCACCAAG AGGAAATGGCTTTTCCAAGAAACAGGATAGACCTCTCGGAAATAAGATGAAGTTCAAAAACCAAACCGGTATTGATAGGATGTTTACGTAG